One Papaver somniferum cultivar HN1 unplaced genomic scaffold, ASM357369v1 unplaced-scaffold_135, whole genome shotgun sequence genomic window, CTACATCCCCATGCTTGTacagtttttcttgtttacaatcATCAATATGAAGTCGCATGATTGGTAAGCGTTTTAACTCTGTACGTCATTACAAAATGCAACTGTAAACATGGTTTAACGAGCAATTTGAAGCTCAAGTAAATACATGTGTTGGTGTCGGAGGGTACCTAGTTTTATTGGGTTTATCATTAGCTTATTGACAACAGTAAAAAGTTGATAATTTTGTGCCCCAAGATGAGTACGAAATGGAGCTTGGTAAATCGTCCCCGAATCTTCAGGAAGCATGCCCTTATTGCCGTTCCGAGTACATCAAGAACTAGTCAGGGTCACACAAGGGGTTATGAGTCTTTCTTGTCAGCTAATTTTGTTTCTGGGACCTGTTGGAGGGAGGATTGATCTGTTTGGTTGACATCTTTGCTGTTCAGATATACAACGTCTGCACCGGAGAAGTAACACCATGGATCAAGTCATCAGTGTTTACGGATGTAGAGAAAGAGAAAGTCATCGTAGAAGTTTAGAGCAGCCGGAATGTTATTTTGGAATGTTATTTTGGGTTCGATCCTAGTACTGGAAAACGCAAATTTATATTTCTGTGGTAAATTGAAGATGTACCCCCATGTAAACTTAATGGAAATAACAGTGCTTATGCGAATGGGTTTATGTACAGTGGCATCGCACCTTGGATGGGTCGCGGCGATATGGAAAGGTTGAATCCATAATGGCATTTGATATTGGGTCTGAGAAGTTTAGAGTGATCCTAATTCCTTAGAGTATACTGTGAGTTCCTGCTACGGATTCTTAGAAATGGATGGGTGTCTAACCATGACACGTCCGAAAGATCGCACAGTGAAGATGTGGAAAATTCATGATTATAACAAAGCGAATGAAACATCTACTGCTAGCAGTGAAAAAGACTGGAGTGAAGTTTGCAGAGGAATGTAAAGTTCATAAGACTACCTTCTTATAATCCACCACCACCTAGCATGTATATGGTGGTTTCCAGAAGAATGTAAAGTTTGCCTGCTTTAATTCTTACAGTCTGATAAACAAGACTTTCAGATAATCCAAACTACGAACCCATCTATTACCTCTTTGACTTGGACACGATTATCATTTCGAAAGCGAATCAAGATGTTCTCTTGACTTCTTCATGAAACACGCGAGCGAGTAATCAAATAGAGGGGAGCCTGGTTGAAGTTTGCAAATGCGATTAATCCCCATCTGTTCAGTACACCAAGCATTTGGACCTTCTAGCCAACCAACAACATAAATACAGGAACACCTTTCTTCTCCTCCTTTGCGTGTGTGAGGTTCACGTTCAATCTGTTGTCAACACCATGTAACAATATCAAAAATAACATTCAAACAAAATCAAATTGGCAAATAGCATTTCCTGTCCactcaacaccaccactaacaCCAAAATCTAACAACCCTGAATTCAAACATATATGGAGGAGATAAAAGAATTTGCAGTAAAACACCTCAAATAAGAATCAGCCACTGTGCAAACCTGCCGATTCAACAACTCACGTTATGGAATGAATCTACTGATTAATGGAGTCGGATAAAACATTCAACTAAAGGTAAAACCCTGAATCAAAACATAAGTTGCTAGTATcacataaataaaaataatgaatcAGTCACTAACTCACCACCACATAAACCAGGTACCCATACAAACAAAATGAAAGAACTTAACACTTCACAACAAACCAATGATTGAGTCAACTCACCGATTCAATGACACCATTGTAGAACTTGTGATCATTTTCACTTACTTCGAGTACTGCACAGACATCCGATCCACGTATCATATCATAACACTCTCCATCCTGTACCTGAAGACAAGCTGGACGAAACCTGTTCAAAAACTGATCCAACTCATTCGCTGTTTTGAAATCTTTGACGGTGaacttctcatcatcatcttcatcaaactcAAAGAATTTCACAGTAAGAACAGTGTTTTGCTTGCTTAAAACGAGTCTATCTACTGTGTACCAAGCATCATCGTAGATTGAGCGGAAATCTAACTGTTggttttcatttgtttttcccatctctttgtgtttcttttgAAATCCCTAGAAATTTCTTTTGCACAGAGAAAAGAGAAGAATGGGTAAAAGAAAGTAATAAATCGAAGCTGCTACATACCCCAAAACCACTCCCCCAATAGGTGTCGTGATCTCTCACCATTCATTTTGTTTTTGATGGGTGAGAAGCATTTTCGGTAATAATTACGCCTGCACGCggttcggttcggtgcggttatagCTAAAACCGTTCACCTAACCGTGTTCGGTGCGGTTATCACAATTAAAATTGTAGCCGAACTGTTTAGTATTCGGTTCGGTTTTTAACCGCACCGATACTATTCGGttacggttcggttcggttcAGTTTTCACCTATACCCTGCACCTGTACATAAACAAGCTGACCAAAGTCTTAAATCTAAAGATTAACCAAAAAATCTGATAAAACCAAAGTTAAAAAGCAAGTAGCATAAAGAGTtgatattaaaagaaaaagagtcatccatttgatcttcatttctcaagtagCAGACCAGTAAAAGATTGCAGTCCATCCATCTCTCAAGACAATCATCCCCTTAATCTTCATCCTTTCCCAAAATGTCTGCAacaagaatgcaaagaagaaatattcaaatatattcaatgaagtctaatgataaaaagtATAAAAACTAACAGATAAAAGAAGATAACATTCATTCAAATTTCAAGTCAAAAGAGAAGAGATTCTATTACCATCTTCAATGTTGGAATTGTCATCTAGTACATAGTCACACagaaaatcaagagagataggttTATGCAGCCAGCTTTGCGTACAGAGAAGTGCTTCAACTGTCATGGCAGATAGCGAGCTTCTCCATGGGGTAAGAATGCGCTTTCCGGTACTGAATGCAGATTCTGATGCAACAGAAGACACCGGTATTGCCAAAATATCCTTCGCCATAAGTGATAGCACCTTGTACTTGGtactattagcctgccaccaTGCCAGAATATCAAACTCCCTGGTAGACGCTTCACAGTCATCAAGCAAATACCTTTCAAGTTCTGACTTTGGATGAGTAGTATGAACATTCATTCTTCGCCTTTtcttccttgattcaagcatatcctCAATGTTCTCTTCTTGCACAGAAACAACCATGTCATCAACACCAGCAGCAGCTGTTGACCCAGTACATAAGACATCAGAACAATCAATAGTAAGTAATGATGATAACAATCTTTATGATAAAAAGCAGATAAGCAATATTAAGTAATGAACTAATGATGATCAATAGTAAGTAATGATTTCACCTTCCTCTGCATTGGCATTTGAATACATGCTGGTGTACTCATCATAAAGTCTTCCCATATCTTGTTTCACAGCCTTCAAAACAGTGGTAACCCTGAAATCATCTTGCTCATACAAACATTCCAGATCAAATTTCAAACTAGATTCTTTCTCCCGAGGATCAAACAACTTAGAAAAATACATAACAGAGTTCATATCTTCATAATCCCCCCAATATGCGTTATACTTCCGAAACATTATTTCTGCCATCCTAGAAATATGAGGATCTCGGTTTCCTATAGCTCTAAGACGAACCAACTGTTCATGGATCAATGCCAACTTCCATAGAAATTCATGTGAAGTGACCTGAACTGAAGCCGAGAACTTAACAGTaacatcaaagaagatttttaaacaCTTAACAAGACACCTAGCATATGATCAGTCTGCAGCATAGGGAGCATGATGACGGGGattgttctttttcttagtaTTCTTCTTTCTAGATACATGTCCCCCACATTCAGATTAACTAGATGAACTAAGATAATAATCTTCATTATCAACTACAACAGTATCATCATCGGTATTAGGTAAAGCTTCACTTTCagattctttgaaaatatacttagaACGAAAGCTCTTGTCCTCCCTTTCTAACCTCTTAAATACCTTTTCATATGGAATGACAGCTTCAAGCATCAGATACGTAGCATTCCACCTggtcttcacatcaaggaaaaccaTCTTCTTACAATCAATCTTCTCGAGAGCAGCACATTCTTTGAATTTGGCCAACCTAGAGGAAGAACCGGTAACAAACTTGATAACTGATCTGATCCTTCCAACTGACTTGTGATACAACAACACAACATCTTTGACAACAAGCGCAAGAACATGCACAACACACCTTACCTGATAAGAATGgaacaaggaaatatcatcaaaaaatcagTAACAAGCACAAAGAAATATCATAAAGCATGTCATTTCATGTACCTTGATCAACCTACACTAAAATGTAACTTAAACAACCTGCTATCAACCTACTAGAATCAGTTTTCATATTGAGTCAGTTTCAAGTTTCATATTGAATATATATGCTATCAACCTACTAGAAGTATAGAATAAACATAGCAATAGAGCTAAGAAAAGTAATTATACCTGCATGTATTGAGCTCTCACTACTGCTCCtgtccaattgatgacactgGTTTGAAGATACTCAATTGCGACACTATTTGCACTGACATTGTCCAAAGTCACACCAAAAAAATCTTCTAGACCCCAATCCAGCAAACATTTCTCAAGCATTTTCCCAATCTCCTCTCCAGTATGACCCTTGATCAAGCAAAACAGGATGATCCTCTTTTTAAGTTTCCAATGGATATCAATAAAGTGCACTGTCACATACATATAATTGAAGTTGTTTGGGGAGGTCCATGTATCAGTTGTAAGAGGGAAACTTTGTTTACTTTCCTTGAAgtatttcttcaacttctctttctcATCTTTGTACATAATTAAAAGATCTCTATAAATGGTCATCCTGCTTGGCACCTTGAATCTAGGTTCAAGCTGTTCACTATATCTTCTAAACCCTTCTTCTTCTACAATTCTAAATGGCAGTTCATCTATGACGACAAACTCAGTCAATCTTCTTCTACACATATCCTTGTCATAACTTACAGCAACCAGCTGTGATGACTGTCCAGGCCTTGGTGGTGGAAACACCAAACTCTTTTGTCCCTTGAGCTTCTTGTTGGGATTCTCTGGACATGTGCCTAAATGTGTCTTCATGCTGGAAGTTCCATTTCCTCTACTATGTGCTTGCAATTTCTTATAACAATGCTTACACTGTGCTTTTTCTTCGCTGATCCTTATAAAGTCATTCCAAACTTTTGATCTAGTTTTCCCCTTCTTCTTCGGTACAACTTCAGGTGCAGGATCCTGTGTAGCCTGCTGTGTAGCTTGTGTTTCTTGAGTAGCATTAACTTGAGGTGTTATAGATAGTGTCACATCAGTAGAACCAGCTGCAGTGGATGGAAAGGGAGATGCATTTGCCATCTTGCAGCTTGATAATGAAGCTGAACTTGATCCAATCATTTCCCTGCCAAAGGTAAACAAGTTAGTTCTTACTTCTTAATACAAGCACACATATTTCTTAAAACAATCAAGTTAGTTCTGATTCTGAACTTCATAATGAAACTATTCATTCAATTTCAGGCACATACCATTAATATCTCAATTACACAAGCAAAATCCAAACTGCTCTTTCAATTTCAGAGTAAACCTGACTAATTCAACACCCATTAAAACCCTTTTTCACACAGTCACAGATCATAAATCACTTCATTAATCAACAAACCTTTTTCAAAACATTTTACATCAACAAACCCTAAGTTCAAAACCAGAACAAGTCAAAATGAAGATTGAACTAGTTAGTAGTTACCTGTAATCAGATCCTTCCTTCCCTTAACTCAAACTGAATGATAATAGCTTTCAGACTCCTTCCTTGAGTTCATCCCCTTAActcaaccaaaacctaaaattaaaaacccatgactgtaatcagaaaaataagatttgacaaaagaaattgattgataaacacaaaacaacaagCAAACGATTTCGATAAAAGAAACCCTAAGTCCTAAcagaagaataattaaaaaaaaacctagaaattgaaaaacaaacaaatcaatcgaaaCGAGAATGAGAAATAGAACATGAGATCTATTTACTTACTAGATAGATCcatagaggtggtggtgctctTGATGGAGGTGGTTTAAAAGATCAGGGTCTGCTGTCTACTGGTGGTGGAGGCGACTGAGGTGAAGGCTGAAGAGAAAATGAAGAGTGAGAGGAAGAGaaatgaagaagagaaaatgccgaagagattagggtttcaaaatatatATGGTGGAGGCTTTAATCTAGACGGCTAGGATTAATCAGGATAAAAACTAATCGACGGTCCCTATTAATCGGTTGTTCGGTGCGGTTAGTGTGCGATTATGGGTGGAACCGTTCACCGAACCGTAGATCTAACGGTTATTAAAATGAAAACCGTGACCGATCGTTGGATCATCGGGTCGCTGCGGTTTCGGTGCGGTTAGTGCGGTTTCGGTGCGGTTTGCGGTCTCGGTGCGGTTAGTGTGCAGCCCTAGTAATAATGGAGGAGTGGAGCAGATGATGATAGTACTAGTAGTACTTCTTGACAAGACAAGTGCCTGAATAAGAGTAAAAGAATAGAATATAATACTCTTAACCTACACCACCATACTTGTTATCCTACACCGCATCACAGGACTGATATGAAAAGTGGATAACTATGTAAACCGTGATTTTATACAAGTGGAAAGGGATTAGGATGATTAACTTCGGATTTTATTTAGTAATCTGTTATAAAGGCGACAGGTTTTATTCGAGGGCGgaatctaataggacaaaaaagggtcattacatagTAATTTCAAGTGCCCTTTATACAAAAAACTGAAAAATGACTAATTAATCCTTATAtaatttagtgttgataatctaggTTAGTGTTAATGATTTAGTTTCACTTCAATTAACtctaaatcaaaataaaatcatattttagaatttgaaaaaaaatatttagagaTGGTAAagatgttttaacccaaagtgaaggtcaatctcaatcaattgaaaaaaTTAACCAATAAAGTGAAGAACCAgtgcctgaaaatgaccaggtatacttctaaattagtcccaactagttCTTTGTTGCTCaaagtacgtaaaaaattcaaattctttacattttcagagctaattacggttggaattttgctcgtaaccaaccgtaaatcatagttacggttcgtaaaatatgaactaccaaccgtaactggttaaatttggggaaaacccaatcgtaaaaccagttacggttggtaaccaaatgctcgaaaCGAACCGTaacttagttacggttcgtaaactaaaatggttaccaaccgtaacagtaTTTACGGTTCATCTCGAATTTTAGTTATGAACCGTAATTGGTGACCTTTCTGAACTCTGGGTTCCAGGGTTATTTGCAGTTCATAATTCTGGTATCGACATCAACCGTAAGTTCACTTACGGTTGAAAGAAAAaatgtaactgaagaaaattctcagatataagaacatacggttggtaattgaactattaccaaccgtaacaacatcaaaatctccagttacggtttgtagttgagttaaaatcaaccgtaactcacataaacccagaaatttgaatttcaattttcatctaaaaccctaatttttgatagaaattaaacttaaatcgaacaaaataaactaaaccctaacttggtttttcaaaacatacctcatataagtcattacacttgattaattttcgaaccgccgattaatcgaagacgattaaattttcagttttaatgaAGGTTACaggtgatgggaggaggagaagagaagaagaaagaaaacagattttcaatttagctttgatttaggttaaaaaatgagGAAGGTAATCTAGACAATTTACAAAACCATTTGGATAGcacctaaccaactagagggacattactatcatgGTTCCTCCCCTCTGATAAAACCTGCCCCTATAACAGGAATTactttatttaataaatgatcagAGTATTGTATCATATGAGCGTACCTGGGTGTCGGTTGaaatcaagcttgtttttcaatttttggacgacaaattattgttttctgggTTACAATATCGGTGCAATTGTCATGAAGTTACGTGATTGATCATTTTTGTTAACATGTTCGTTATTGAATTCAGCTTTGACTCAATGGTTCATAAATTATGATAAATATAAATCATATAATTGGTAGAATTTTGCTGTCTCAAACATTGGTGGGTAGTCACAAAGGTTCAAAACTTGGGATAAGTGTGAATCACATGAGAATCAGTTTTTGAAATATTAGAGCAATAGCCATGGAGGAATAAAAACCTTAAACTCATGACAAAATGGAAATCACACTTTGAAGGAAAAATGTTAAATTCATGAGAAAATAACCTACGCAAGACAACCCATAGCAAAAATAACCCAAAAGTACTTCATTTCTTTGTTCAATTCGCACTAACTATTCTTCTTCGAACAGAAGAAGTCTATTACATGAATATTGATTACATGCTTTAGTATTTTTAACAACTCCCAAACTTAATAAAGATAAGGACGAAATTTCCCAAGGAGTTTCAAGCAAATGAAAGCAAAGTATTAAAGGGAACTGAGGTACCTTAATTACCTGTATTAATGTCTAGGTCCACTCAAAAAATGGCTGATTTTAGCAGTATAAACAAACCAagacttctttctttctttgatgGAAATTTCCAGTGAGGATGAAAACAATGGGCAAGTATTAATCGAGGAAATGACTTGTACCGTAAGAATTATCGTCTTCAGGAGCAACCTAATCTGTACCAAAACTATTCAAGAAAATGGTTCCAGATTTTCCAAACGATTAGTTGACTCCTCCATGGTGCTGCAGGTACAGACAAATGATTTGATGACACCTCCATGGTGCTGCAGAAATAACAATTATGAAGTATATAACCTCCCCCTTCGGCTTCGTCAGATATGTAAAATCGCTTTGTTGTTGTCCAACTAGTTGTCTCCATATTGCTCAGGGGCGGAGCCCTAAATTTCATATATGAAGGGCTAATAGACAGAAAAATTTATTTAGAAGGGGTTATTAAGAGATTTTGCTTTTAATTAGTAAGAATTTTGAAGGATCACTAATGAATTAAGCAAAAACAGGGGAGCGGGGGCCACCCCTGAGCTCTACATAGCTCCGTCCCTGATATTGCTGGGAGCTAGCCTCAAACTAtacatagaagaagaaattgtcAAAAACAAACTAATTTTTCACAAGGAGAACGGTAATGAATAATCATCCGACCAAAGCTGGTCATGAAGCTGAAAAATAAAGCTGTATGAACTCTCTTAACCCTAAACTGGGTTGAGATATCTATTTATATTAATCAAGTACATAGGTTTCCCTTTAGGAAAGTAATCAATGAGATACAATACGGTACAACATTATCTATAGACAGCAAGATGGTCCTATGTCACACCAAAGGTGTGTTGCGttaacacccccccccccccccccccccccccccccccaagctGAACATGGAGTATCCCGCAGTGAAAGTTTGGACGATAGATAATGAAATCGTGGCTTGAGATGTCCTTTGGTAAACAGGTCTGCAAGTTGATGTTGAGTAGGCATGTAACGAACAAGTAAAGAGCCACGAGCAACACGTTCTCGAACAAAATGATAGTCAATATCAATATGTTTAGCACGAGAATGCATGATAGGATTAGAAGCCATGTATGTAGCACTGATATTATCACAAAATAAAATAGGTGGTTGCTTGATGTATAAACCCAAGTCCTGCAAGAGATACATGATCCAAATAACTTCTGCTGCATCAAGAGCTAAGGCACGGTATTCAGCCTCTGTACTAGAGCGAGAAACCGTAGGGTGTTTCTTTGAAGACTAAGAGATTAAATTAGGACCAACAAAACACAAGTACCAGCTGTGGAACGACGATCACCGGGACTACCAGCCCAATCTTGATCACTATAGGCATAAACAATATGAGAAGAACTCCCAGAAACTTGAAAAGAGGATGATGGCCGAAAGAATAAACCTCGGCCTAACGTGCCTTTGAGATAACGAAGAATTCTCTTTACCGGAAGAAAATGAATATCCgtaggagcatgcataaactGACAAACCTGGTTAACGACATAAGTAATATCAGGcctggtgatgagtgctaaaaagtgcatatttttatatatttttcttggcatttaactcatcttttgtgcattaattctacattttatcccatattctgtattttc contains:
- the LOC113334171 gene encoding uncharacterized protein LOC113334171 codes for the protein MGKTNENQQLDFRSIYDDAWYTVDRLVLSKQNTVLTVKFFEFDEDDDEKFTVKDFKTANELDQFLNRFRPACLQVQDGECYDMIRGSDVCAVLEVSENDHKFYNGVIESIEREPHTRKGGEERCSCIYVVGWLEGPNAWCTEQMGINRICKLQPGSPLFDYSLACFMKKSREHLDSLSK